DNA sequence from the Rubrivirga sp. SAORIC476 genome:
GACGCCCGCGTCCCACAGCGACACCACGTCCGCGTAGCCCTCCACGATGATGGCCTCGCGCTCGGTCCGAATGGCGCGCTTGGCCTGCTTCATCCCGTAGAGCACCTGGCTCTTCTGGTAGACCTCCGTCTCGGGCGAGTTGACGTACTTGGCTGGCGTGTAGTCCGCGCTGCCGGTCTGGGTGTCCGGCAGGATGCGCCCGCCGAAGCCGAGCACCTTGCCGATGGGCGACAGGATGGGGAACATCAGCCGGTCGCGGAACACGTCGTAGAAGCCGCCGCCCTGGCGCTCCTTGACGAGGCCGACCGCCTCCAGCACCTCGGGCTTGTAGCCCGCCTCGGTGGCCGCCTGGACGAGGCCGTCCCAGGCCGGCGTGGCGACACCGATGCCGAACTCGCGCACGGCCTCCTTCGAAAAGCCCCGGCTCTTCAGGTAGGCGACCGCCCGCTCGCCCTCCGGGGTGCCGAGGGTCGTGTAGAAGTAGCCCGCCGCGAACCGGAGCGCCGCGTGGAGCCCCGCCTTCCGGTCGCCCTCGGTGCTGGCGCCCTCCTCCCGGATCTCGATGCCCGCGCGGTCGGCCAGCAGGCGGACCGCGTCCAGGAAGCCCGCGCCCTCGATCTTCTGGACGAACGAGAACACGTCCCCGGACTCCCGGCACCCGAAGCAGTGGAAGAAGCCCTTGTCGGGCACCACGTTGAACGACGGCGTCTTCTCGTTGTGGAACGGGCAGAGCCCGATATAGCTGCTCCCCTGCTTCTTGAGCCGCACGCGGTCGCTCACCACGTCCACGAGGTCGGACGCAGCGCGGACTTCTTCGATGACGGAGTCGGGGATGCCAGCCATGGAATCGGGGGGACTGCGGAGGTTACCCCGGAAGGGTGCGGCGGTGTTCGATGTCGACGGGATCCCACGAGACCTCGTCGCCGACGCGCACCACGCCGGATGCAATAACGGAGGCGCGGAGTCCACCTCGCCGCACCAGCGCGTCGAAGATCCGCTCCTGCCCCGTCACCCGGACGAGGTACTTGCAGGGCGCGCACCGCCGCACACCCTCGAACCGCGCGCCCCCGATCTGGAACGGGACCCCGCGGAGGTCCGCCAGCGGCACGCCCTCGACGACGAGGTTGCGCCGGTGCTGCCCGGCGCCGACAGCCACGCCGAATTCCGCCTCTGCCGCCGCCAGCGCCTCCGCGGTGATGAGCGTCACGTCACGCCCGTTCCCCGGCCATCGGCTGAACGAGCCCGCGCCGTCGGCGTACCGGTCGCCCGCGAGCCCGCGCCCGGCGAGCGCCTCCACCTCGGGCACGGCGCGGACCGGGGCGCCTGCAGCGGAGGCCAGGTAGATCGAGACGAGGCGGCCGGTCATGGCGCGGAACGGAGGGTCGGGCTCGGGGGTCAACGCGCTCCACTCCCCCAGGTCCCATGGCCGACGCCCAGACTCCCGCCGACACCTCCGCCACCGACGACGACATCACCGAGGTCGATCAGGAGATCCCCCCCACCCCGCAGGGCCGCGCCGACGACGACTCGGACGTGCGCGACGACGACGGCGACACCGACATCGACGCGTAGCGGCCGGGCGTCGTACCGTTCGGAGCCCCCCTCCGAGCCCGATGCCCCGCTCCGAATCCCACCGCCTGTCCAACGCCTCCGGCCACGCGCTGGCCGCCCGCCTCGACCTCCCCGAGGTCGGCGAGCCCGAGGCCTACGCTCTCTTCGCGCACTGCTTCACGTGCTCGAAGGACCTCCACGCCGTGCGCCGGATCGCGTCGGCGCTCACGGAGCGCGGGCTCGGCGTCCTGTCGGTCGACTTCACCGGCCTCGGGCAGTCCGAGGGCGCGTTCGAGGACACGTCGTTCTCGTCGACCGTCTCCGACCTCGTCGCTGCGGCGCGACACCTCGAGACGGTCCACGAGGCGCCCCAGCTGCTGATCGGGCATTCGCTCGGCGGGGCGGCGGCGGTGGTCGCCGCAGCCGAACTCCCCAGCGTCCGCGCGGTCGCCACCATCGGGGCCCCCTGTGACCCCGGACACGTCCGCCAGCACCTGATGGCGCAGGAGGCAGACATCCTGACCGACGGCGAGGCGGTGGTCGATCTCGGCGGTCGGCCGTTCACCATCAAGAAGCAGTTCCTCGACGACCTCGACACCCACGACCGGATGCAGGCGCGGATCGCGGGGCTCGGCCGGGCGCTGCTGGTGTTCCACTCACCGCAGGACGAAACCGTCGGCATTGAGCAGGCGCGTCATCTCTTCGAGGCCGCCCGGCACCCGAAGAGCTTCGTCTCGCTCGACGGCGCCGACCACCTCCTGACGGCCCCCGCAGACGCCCGCTTCGTCGCCGACGTGCTCGCGGCCTGGGCCAGCCGCTACCTCTGCCCGTCTGCTGAGGCGCCACCCGCCTACGACGACCCGACGGTGTCGGTCGAGATCGGTCCGACCGGATTCCGCACCGCCCTGTCGGCTCGCGGCTTCTCCCTCGTCGCCGACGAGCCCGCGTCTGTCGGCGGCACCGAGACCGGCCCGACGCCCTACGACCTCCTCGGGATGGCACTCGGCGCCTGCACCGCGATGACGATCCGGATGTACGCCGACCGGAAGTCGCTGCCGCTCGACGGCGTCGGGGTCACGGTGAGCCACGCGCGCCTCCACGCGGCCGACTGCGAGGCGTGCCTGACGCAAGAGGGCCAGATCAGCCGCCTCACC
Encoded proteins:
- a CDS encoding bifunctional alpha/beta hydrolase/OsmC family protein, with the protein product MPRSESHRLSNASGHALAARLDLPEVGEPEAYALFAHCFTCSKDLHAVRRIASALTERGLGVLSVDFTGLGQSEGAFEDTSFSSTVSDLVAAARHLETVHEAPQLLIGHSLGGAAAVVAAAELPSVRAVATIGAPCDPGHVRQHLMAQEADILTDGEAVVDLGGRPFTIKKQFLDDLDTHDRMQARIAGLGRALLVFHSPQDETVGIEQARHLFEAARHPKSFVSLDGADHLLTAPADARFVADVLAAWASRYLCPSAEAPPAYDDPTVSVEIGPTGFRTALSARGFSLVADEPASVGGTETGPTPYDLLGMALGACTAMTIRMYADRKSLPLDGVGVTVSHARLHAADCEACLTQEGQISRLTRTVRLDGDLDEATRARLLEIADRCPVHRTLEGDIQIVTEAA
- a CDS encoding MOSC domain-containing protein, whose amino-acid sequence is MTGRLVSIYLASAAGAPVRAVPEVEALAGRGLAGDRYADGAGSFSRWPGNGRDVTLITAEALAAAEAEFGVAVGAGQHRRNLVVEGVPLADLRGVPFQIGGARFEGVRRCAPCKYLVRVTGQERIFDALVRRGGLRASVIASGVVRVGDEVSWDPVDIEHRRTLPG